A section of the Prochlorococcus sp. MIT 1341 genome encodes:
- the purD gene encoding phosphoribosylamine--glycine ligase, whose protein sequence is MPSSTTVKKELPPLHQILIIGSGGRENALAWSLSKCPDVKEVWVAPGNAGTNQHHRCSSLEIGEENFEELLKACKEKKINLIIIGPEDPLAAGLSEKFRDQGLAVFGPSTEGAKLESSKAWAKTLMNEAGIPTAKHWTTNTKKEALEVLNGLQKALVVKADGLAGGKGVTVAESINATAEAIYDTFEGKYIPPSEQVVLEEKLEGPEVSVFALCDGKEMVILPTAQDHKRLKDGDKGPNTGGMGAYAPTPLITPEGLENIKKTILEPALNALKKKGIDYRGVIYAGLILTSSGPKVIEFNCRFGDPECQALMPLLGPELAKVLQACAHGCLELAPELSTKNICSACVVAVAPGYPKSPRTNEEIKIDLQTSDNLQIFHSGTKMDKQGSFFTAGGRVLSITAQAESFEEAFNLTYKGLLEINFEGINYRRDIGHQVRNS, encoded by the coding sequence ATGCCTAGCTCCACCACTGTGAAAAAGGAATTGCCCCCGCTTCATCAAATACTCATCATTGGAAGTGGAGGACGAGAAAACGCTCTCGCTTGGTCACTTTCAAAATGTCCAGATGTAAAAGAGGTTTGGGTTGCTCCAGGGAATGCTGGGACAAATCAACACCATCGCTGCAGTTCTTTAGAAATTGGAGAGGAAAATTTTGAAGAACTCCTCAAGGCCTGTAAAGAGAAAAAAATCAACCTCATAATAATTGGCCCGGAGGACCCTCTTGCAGCAGGTTTATCTGAAAAGTTTCGAGACCAAGGTCTTGCTGTATTTGGCCCATCAACTGAAGGTGCAAAGCTCGAGTCGAGCAAAGCATGGGCTAAAACTCTTATGAACGAAGCAGGGATCCCTACTGCTAAACATTGGACAACCAATACAAAAAAAGAAGCCCTTGAAGTCCTTAACGGATTACAAAAAGCCCTTGTAGTAAAAGCGGATGGTCTGGCAGGAGGGAAAGGAGTAACTGTCGCCGAATCCATCAACGCCACCGCGGAAGCTATATACGACACATTTGAAGGGAAATATATACCTCCTTCAGAACAAGTTGTTCTTGAGGAAAAACTTGAAGGCCCTGAAGTTTCGGTTTTTGCTTTATGCGATGGCAAAGAAATGGTGATACTTCCTACAGCTCAAGATCACAAGAGACTTAAAGATGGTGACAAAGGACCAAATACTGGAGGGATGGGTGCATATGCTCCGACCCCACTCATCACTCCTGAGGGGCTAGAAAACATAAAGAAAACAATTCTTGAGCCAGCCTTAAATGCCTTAAAGAAAAAAGGCATTGACTATCGAGGTGTAATTTATGCAGGTTTAATACTCACCTCATCTGGACCTAAAGTTATTGAATTTAATTGTCGCTTCGGCGATCCGGAATGCCAAGCCTTAATGCCCCTATTAGGTCCAGAACTGGCGAAGGTTTTACAAGCATGTGCGCACGGTTGCCTAGAGTTAGCGCCTGAGCTTTCAACAAAAAATATCTGTAGCGCATGTGTCGTGGCAGTTGCCCCTGGCTATCCAAAATCTCCACGAACCAATGAAGAAATCAAAATTGATCTTCAAACTTCAGATAATCTGCAAATCTTCCATTCTGGAACCAAAATGGATAAACAAGGATCTTTTTTTACAGCTGGAGGAAGAGTTCTATCAATTACAGCACAGGCAGAAAGTTTTGAAGAGGCTTTTAATCTCACCTATAAGGGCCTACTTGAAATTAATTTTGAAGGGATCAACTATCGTCGCGATATTGGCCACCAAGTCAGGAATTCTTAA
- the purC gene encoding phosphoribosylaminoimidazolesuccinocarboxamide synthase, which translates to MTPNHGSLLYEGKAKRVFLAEHEQKVFIEFKNSATAFNAVKKAEFEDKGRLNCQISACLFELLETKGIPTHYLGVAGDSWMAARKVEVIPLEVVLRNIAAGSLCKETPIIKGTELSPALLDIYYKDDQLGDPLLTELRLERLGLLTAQQRSEIETIAKNVNNFLKSFFNQIDLILVDFKLEFGIINSGEIVLADEISPDTCRLWDKRISDPKARILDKDRFRQDLDNLLEAYGEVLKRVQGACAKPRNCL; encoded by the coding sequence ATGACTCCAAATCATGGTTCTCTTCTCTATGAAGGAAAAGCTAAACGTGTCTTTCTGGCAGAGCATGAGCAGAAGGTGTTTATTGAGTTTAAGAACTCAGCGACTGCGTTTAATGCGGTTAAAAAAGCCGAGTTCGAGGATAAGGGTCGTTTGAACTGTCAGATTTCTGCTTGCCTTTTTGAGTTGTTAGAGACTAAAGGGATCCCAACTCATTACTTGGGAGTGGCTGGTGATTCTTGGATGGCTGCTAGGAAAGTGGAGGTAATCCCCCTAGAAGTCGTTTTACGTAATATTGCTGCAGGGTCTCTTTGCAAAGAAACCCCGATTATTAAGGGCACTGAGCTTTCACCAGCTTTGCTTGACATTTACTATAAAGATGACCAATTAGGCGACCCACTGCTTACTGAGCTTCGCCTGGAAAGACTAGGGTTGTTAACTGCTCAACAAAGGTCAGAGATTGAAACGATCGCTAAAAATGTTAATAATTTTTTGAAATCATTTTTTAACCAGATAGATTTAATACTAGTAGATTTCAAGCTCGAATTTGGTATTATTAATAGTGGAGAGATAGTCTTGGCAGATGAAATAAGCCCTGACACATGCAGGCTTTGGGATAAGAGAATTTCGGACCCGAAAGCGAGGATTCTTGATAAGGATCGCTTTCGCCAGGACCTTGATAATTTACTTGAAGCCTACGGTGAGGTCCTCAAACGGGTACAAGGGGCATGTGCTAAACCCCGAAACTGCCTTTAA